The Edaphobacter bradus genome contains a region encoding:
- a CDS encoding SDR family NAD(P)-dependent oxidoreductase: protein MPQRNPESIPLDGVERLRLDVTDPKAVAAAAREYGDVNLLINNAGIARWTGFLEPNSVEAARAEMETNYFGPLFLSRAFAPVLAKNGGGAIINVLSILSWIAVPSAGTYSASKAAAWALPSTTTVDPVTKSEARDAETQLRRRIRLDDPNDRPGSVRRPPGAQAWPSQHRSGRFQ from the coding sequence ATGCCGCAGCGCAATCCAGAAAGCATCCCTCTCGATGGAGTGGAACGTCTACGCCTGGATGTAACAGATCCGAAAGCCGTCGCTGCTGCCGCGAGAGAGTATGGGGATGTGAACCTTCTCATCAACAACGCTGGGATTGCGCGTTGGACAGGATTTCTCGAGCCCAATTCCGTGGAAGCCGCCAGGGCAGAAATGGAGACCAACTACTTTGGGCCGCTCTTCCTCAGTCGTGCCTTTGCTCCGGTTCTGGCGAAGAACGGCGGAGGTGCCATCATCAACGTTCTCTCCATCCTGAGTTGGATTGCAGTTCCCAGTGCCGGAACGTATAGCGCGTCCAAGGCCGCCGCCTGGGCGTTGCCATCTACGACAACGGTTGATCCGGTGACAAAATCCGAAGCGCGGGACGCAGAAACACAGCTGCGCCGGCGCATTCGTCTGGATGACCCCAACGACCGGCCGGGGTCCGTGCGACGACCTCCTGGTGCGCAGGCGTGGCCTTCACAACATCGGTCAGGTCGGTTTCAATGA
- a CDS encoding response regulator transcription factor, producing the protein MSQKRKVLVVEDDEGIRQSLFETLGALGFAVGEARNGEEALVQLRMVNYDAVLLDINMPGMGGKETCRRICQTFPGLPIIMLTVRDDEEDIVESLDAGAFDYVTKPFQIRELTARLRSVIRRRHAPTGEPDVISIVGDITLDANRRLVEKKGEQVRLAPKEYETLRCLMEHAGRPVRHENLLRSIWGPLYSNEREYLRVVINQLRKKIEDDPAHPVYILTESHIGYRFRED; encoded by the coding sequence GTGAGTCAGAAGAGAAAGGTGTTGGTTGTTGAAGATGATGAAGGAATCCGCCAGAGCCTGTTCGAGACATTGGGCGCACTTGGATTTGCGGTAGGGGAGGCTCGCAATGGAGAAGAAGCCCTTGTGCAACTGCGCATGGTTAACTATGACGCGGTCCTTCTCGATATCAACATGCCGGGTATGGGGGGCAAGGAGACGTGTCGACGAATCTGTCAAACCTTCCCCGGATTGCCGATCATTATGCTCACTGTTCGTGACGATGAAGAGGATATCGTCGAATCGTTAGATGCGGGGGCATTTGACTATGTCACGAAGCCGTTTCAGATCCGTGAGCTCACCGCAAGGTTACGATCAGTCATCCGGCGTCGCCATGCCCCGACTGGAGAACCAGATGTGATTAGCATAGTGGGCGACATCACGCTCGACGCCAATCGCCGCCTTGTAGAGAAAAAGGGTGAACAGGTACGCCTCGCTCCAAAAGAATACGAGACCCTCCGTTGTTTGATGGAACATGCTGGTAGACCCGTGAGGCACGAAAATCTGCTGCGATCCATTTGGGGACCGCTTTATAGCAACGAACGTGAATACTTACGTGTTGTCATCAATCAACTGCGAAAGAAAATTGAAGACGACCCTGCTCACCCCGTTTATATCTTGACCGAGAGCCATATTGGCTATCGCTTCCGTGAAGACTAA
- a CDS encoding sensor histidine kinase, whose product MIAKPIHVVLRRIAGGCAAGTLLTLLSYRLHFNLSAATSIHLFLVVVIALRWGLFEASLVSILSVACLDYFFTQPLFQFYITDSHDWIALLVFEATALIVSSLSDRVSHHARELERRQAQQQKLYELSQHILLLNREAAADQQLVDLIRSSLRVKGVALWNAYEMHQYKSGDCDFSDDEVRSSYFLETNDDDLSSGVSRRVLRLGTRPIGSLFLCGHSLDSASINAASSLTAVAIERARSFSTEANAEAAKQSEQLRSAILDGLAHAFKSPLTTIRASSSGLLAMNTLSGTEEKLVGLIDRHAGHLSDLANHLLLTAKLDSGDLKVKREQVDVARLIQRTITESSQELDGHSIDVQVSSANDAVYADGKLLQMALFQVLDNAAKYSRPSSQVVIAVQEEDAELVIRVKNEGSFIPDDEKEKVFQRFYRCSGSVKSISGTGIGLSVVRRIAEAHNGRTWVESDQVNGTTFVIALPRTAKEKV is encoded by the coding sequence ATGATTGCCAAACCAATCCACGTGGTCCTACGCAGGATTGCCGGCGGCTGTGCCGCTGGAACGCTGTTGACGCTTCTCTCCTACCGCCTTCACTTTAATCTCTCTGCCGCGACCTCTATCCACCTCTTTCTGGTAGTAGTCATCGCTCTTCGCTGGGGGTTATTCGAAGCGAGCCTCGTTTCAATTCTGTCTGTTGCTTGCCTCGACTACTTCTTTACCCAACCTTTGTTCCAGTTCTACATCACAGATTCGCACGATTGGATCGCTCTCCTGGTCTTTGAAGCAACTGCCTTGATCGTCAGCAGCCTCTCAGACCGAGTGAGTCACCACGCTCGCGAGCTAGAGCGACGTCAAGCTCAACAACAGAAACTCTACGAGCTCAGCCAGCACATTCTGCTCCTCAATCGGGAAGCGGCGGCCGATCAGCAGCTCGTCGATCTCATACGTTCCAGCCTGCGAGTGAAAGGGGTTGCCCTTTGGAATGCCTATGAGATGCATCAGTACAAGAGTGGAGATTGTGATTTCTCCGATGACGAGGTACGCTCCTCATACTTTCTCGAAACAAATGACGATGACTTGAGCTCGGGTGTTTCCCGGCGTGTCCTTCGGCTCGGAACCCGGCCAATTGGATCTCTCTTCCTCTGCGGGCATTCGCTCGACTCAGCCTCGATCAATGCAGCCTCCTCGCTTACTGCAGTTGCAATCGAAAGGGCACGCTCCTTTTCGACCGAAGCGAATGCGGAAGCGGCAAAACAAAGTGAGCAACTGCGCTCCGCCATATTGGACGGCCTCGCACACGCTTTCAAGAGCCCACTTACGACGATCAGAGCCTCAAGCTCCGGCCTTCTTGCGATGAACACCCTATCGGGCACTGAAGAAAAGCTAGTTGGCTTGATTGATCGCCATGCGGGGCATCTTAGCGACCTCGCCAATCATCTTCTCCTTACTGCAAAGCTGGATAGCGGCGATCTGAAAGTCAAGCGCGAGCAAGTCGACGTGGCTCGGTTGATACAACGCACCATTACGGAATCATCACAGGAACTGGATGGGCATTCTATTGACGTCCAAGTGAGTTCGGCGAACGACGCTGTATATGCGGATGGAAAGCTCCTTCAAATGGCTCTTTTCCAAGTCCTCGACAATGCTGCAAAGTACAGCCGTCCCAGCTCTCAGGTTGTCATCGCGGTTCAGGAGGAAGACGCGGAACTGGTCATTAGGGTCAAAAACGAAGGTTCGTTCATTCCAGATGACGAAAAAGAAAAGGTATTTCAACGTTTTTATCGTTGCTCTGGATCGGTAAAGTCGATTTCCGGCACCGGGATCGGTCTCTCGGTGGTCAGGCGGATCGCTGAAGCGCACAACGGGCGAACGTGGGTTGAGAGCGATCAAGTAAATGGGACGACGTTCGTAATCGCATTACCCCGCACTGCAAAGGAGAAAGTGTGA
- a CDS encoding carboxypeptidase regulatory-like domain-containing protein: MNLLRGLLSLDTAARTSLVEDTAVSLQQTQNRLQQTHGRQGRSVLRRILYSVASVIICCLLFAAGAFAHAQSTFGSVRGTIQDASGSAIPGAQIVLHSTDENTERTVDADSSGAFIFENVKAGKYSLRAHRDGFADTVVSGISVEARQDLRLEATLNVAAQMTTVEVSGAADQINTENGTISDSKTNIEMTQLPLNNRATTTSPLGALGLSPNVQTDSSGNIALGGASSSMVNFSVDGISTANVRQNGALQDAYPSQEGIAAVKVTAFNNSAEFSQVGDVTFTTKNGTSEYHGSVFEYLQNQALDANPYGSSGKAPKKFNTFGFSLSGPIVIPHLYDGHNKTFFFADYEGNRRSTAVFQQYVVPTVADRNGNLSDIGGPTIPSAQISQTAKALLAYYPLPNVAGAINQTQAINYQNFQATPARTDGADIRVDQTISSKQSAYARFSRKNITTDFANLFLPDDSDSIHNRSLLISHTYTITPRLLNEFRYGFTNVTTNVNFPIQGSTALSQLNLTGVDISQHPLTHAFPTFNFSAGTPFPVIGRDKAGVTQSKTTQFSDNLTYTFGKHTVKGGIDVRRVRYFDLESFAPQFASDDFGAFIFQPSYGNAPGDQFTGNAFGDFLEGAPTTLYFAVSSPDVGGTATQYSFFAQDEFQVNSRLTLSYGLRWQILPGFQEDGGNLANFDQRNNSIVVPDALAGYLTSQNITSSNVAFQQSFNACPSGMAGGSNVHGLPCTGYITASQDGLPQSLRQTYKGDFQPRFSIAYRPFNDTKTVVRAGFGIYTMTNLGPLSFNNSGNPTSNLHTYSNSNSAGPNTPQIVFPKTSPATSGGPTFGGGGLDQGVDPHFCDPQSNQWNVTVERQFTNATSLRASYVGMHTYRLSITEDLNQIPASTIPYNTGATAGVFVDSRAPYQNWTTLLSTFNAGEANYHAFEVQATHRLEHGLYVDANYTYAKSVADNQGDAPSAFAGEVNYGLPVADRFHIKQNLGNVSGTRRNRMLLMGVYQLPFGKGRQYMNTRTATDMFLGGWDLTTITLLETGPWLTPSISGSADQSNTNVVNRSAVLRPDMVPKGTAGAVTYNNLSFLATPAGAGRFGNAGVGNIQGPGTATVSLGVAKRFAITEKVHARFETTFTNVLNHTNFAPPVTAIDNSLFGRLTGPQTAENAGNRTGQAALRIDF, encoded by the coding sequence ATGAACTTACTTAGAGGCCTTCTTTCACTAGACACAGCAGCACGCACGTCCCTTGTAGAGGATACGGCCGTGTCGCTTCAACAGACGCAGAACCGGCTTCAGCAAACTCATGGGCGGCAAGGGCGGAGCGTTCTGAGACGTATTTTATACAGCGTCGCCTCCGTGATTATTTGCTGTCTGTTGTTTGCCGCGGGGGCGTTCGCCCATGCCCAATCGACGTTTGGGAGCGTCAGAGGCACCATACAGGACGCTAGCGGCTCGGCGATTCCAGGTGCGCAGATTGTGCTGCATAGTACAGATGAAAATACAGAGCGCACAGTCGACGCCGATAGTTCAGGCGCCTTCATCTTTGAAAATGTAAAGGCTGGTAAGTACTCGTTGCGCGCCCATCGCGATGGCTTTGCCGACACCGTTGTATCGGGGATCTCAGTCGAGGCACGACAGGACTTGAGACTTGAGGCTACGCTCAACGTTGCGGCACAGATGACAACCGTGGAAGTATCGGGAGCAGCCGACCAGATCAATACGGAAAATGGAACGATCAGCGATTCGAAGACGAATATCGAAATGACGCAGTTACCCCTGAATAACCGCGCGACCACGACCAGTCCGCTAGGCGCCCTTGGCCTGTCTCCCAACGTTCAGACAGATAGTTCCGGCAATATCGCCCTCGGCGGAGCGAGTTCCTCGATGGTGAATTTCTCCGTCGATGGCATTTCAACTGCCAACGTGCGACAGAATGGAGCGCTGCAGGACGCCTATCCATCGCAGGAGGGAATTGCTGCGGTTAAAGTGACCGCATTCAACAATAGTGCGGAGTTTTCCCAGGTCGGCGATGTGACATTTACAACCAAGAACGGGACAAGCGAGTATCACGGAAGTGTCTTCGAGTATTTGCAAAACCAGGCGCTGGATGCCAATCCGTATGGCTCTAGCGGAAAAGCCCCCAAGAAATTCAATACGTTTGGCTTCTCGTTGAGCGGGCCGATTGTGATTCCACACCTCTATGATGGGCACAACAAGACGTTTTTCTTTGCGGACTATGAGGGCAACCGACGTAGCACTGCGGTGTTCCAGCAATATGTAGTTCCGACCGTGGCGGACAGGAACGGCAACCTTTCTGATATCGGTGGGCCTACGATTCCATCTGCCCAGATCAGCCAGACAGCAAAGGCGCTGCTCGCCTATTACCCATTGCCGAATGTGGCTGGCGCCATTAACCAGACGCAGGCCATCAACTATCAGAATTTTCAAGCAACTCCGGCACGCACCGACGGTGCGGACATCCGGGTCGATCAGACGATCTCGTCCAAGCAATCGGCTTACGCGCGCTTTAGCCGCAAGAACATCACCACGGACTTCGCGAACCTCTTTCTGCCGGATGATTCGGATTCCATTCACAATCGGAGCCTGCTGATTTCGCATACCTACACGATTACCCCAAGGCTGCTGAATGAGTTTCGCTACGGCTTCACGAACGTGACGACCAACGTCAACTTCCCGATTCAAGGTTCCACCGCGTTGAGTCAGTTGAATCTGACTGGTGTCGATATCAGCCAGCATCCGTTAACCCACGCATTCCCCACCTTCAATTTCAGCGCGGGCACCCCGTTCCCAGTCATTGGAAGAGACAAGGCAGGCGTCACCCAGTCGAAGACGACGCAGTTCAGTGATAACCTGACTTACACCTTCGGCAAGCACACGGTGAAGGGCGGGATCGATGTCCGTCGCGTTCGGTACTTCGACCTGGAGAGCTTTGCCCCACAGTTCGCCTCAGACGACTTCGGGGCCTTCATATTTCAACCATCTTACGGAAACGCCCCGGGCGATCAGTTTACGGGCAATGCCTTTGGCGACTTCCTCGAAGGCGCACCCACCACGCTTTACTTCGCTGTCTCCAGCCCAGATGTTGGAGGAACCGCCACGCAATATAGTTTTTTCGCACAGGACGAATTCCAGGTCAACAGTCGTTTGACGCTCAGCTACGGTCTTCGCTGGCAGATTCTCCCCGGCTTTCAGGAGGACGGCGGTAATCTGGCAAACTTCGATCAACGGAATAACTCGATTGTCGTTCCTGATGCTTTGGCGGGATACCTCACCAGCCAGAACATCACTTCTTCCAACGTCGCCTTCCAGCAGTCCTTCAATGCGTGCCCGTCCGGTATGGCTGGCGGATCGAACGTTCACGGGTTACCGTGCACCGGATATATCACGGCCAGCCAGGATGGATTGCCGCAGAGTCTGCGCCAGACTTATAAAGGAGACTTCCAGCCGCGCTTCTCGATTGCCTATCGTCCGTTCAACGACACCAAGACGGTGGTGCGTGCCGGATTTGGCATCTATACGATGACCAACTTGGGACCGCTTTCGTTCAACAACAGCGGCAATCCAACCTCGAATCTGCACACGTATTCCAACTCCAACAGTGCTGGGCCGAACACGCCACAGATCGTCTTTCCGAAAACTTCTCCAGCCACCTCCGGCGGTCCAACCTTCGGTGGTGGCGGACTGGATCAGGGAGTTGATCCCCACTTCTGCGATCCCCAATCAAACCAGTGGAACGTGACCGTAGAGCGCCAGTTCACGAACGCAACATCGCTTCGCGCGAGCTATGTCGGCATGCACACCTACCGGCTGAGCATCACCGAGGATCTAAACCAGATTCCCGCCAGCACGATTCCGTACAACACGGGAGCAACGGCTGGAGTTTTTGTGGATTCTCGCGCGCCATATCAGAACTGGACGACGCTCCTCAGTACGTTCAATGCAGGTGAGGCAAACTATCACGCATTCGAGGTCCAGGCGACGCATCGTTTGGAGCATGGGCTCTACGTGGATGCAAATTACACCTACGCTAAGAGTGTGGCCGACAATCAGGGTGATGCGCCGAGCGCGTTCGCCGGTGAGGTCAATTACGGACTTCCCGTCGCCGATCGGTTTCACATCAAACAAAACCTCGGCAATGTTTCCGGTACTCGTCGCAACCGCATGCTGCTCATGGGGGTATATCAGCTTCCTTTCGGCAAGGGACGTCAGTACATGAATACCAGGACAGCTACGGATATGTTTCTCGGCGGCTGGGATCTGACAACCATCACGCTGCTGGAGACGGGCCCCTGGCTTACCCCCAGCATCAGCGGCTCTGCCGATCAGTCGAACACGAACGTCGTCAATCGTAGTGCCGTGCTGCGTCCGGATATGGTGCCGAAGGGTACTGCCGGAGCTGTAACATACAACAACCTGTCCTTCCTGGCGACACCCGCAGGAGCAGGTCGCTTCGGGAATGCAGGAGTTGGGAACATTCAGGGTCCTGGGACGGCCACAGTGAGCCTTGGTGTGGCAAAGCGGTTCGCTATCACCGAGAAGGTGCATGCACGGTTCGAGACGACCTTTACCAACGTTCTGAACCACACCAACTTTGCGCCTCCTGTGACGGCGATCGACAATTCGCTGTTCGGGCGGCTGACTGGACCGCAAACGGCGGAGAATGCGGGAAATCGGACGGGACAGGCGGCGCTCAGAATCGACTTCTAA
- a CDS encoding TetR/AcrR family transcriptional regulator, whose protein sequence is MFTKMETQNTRDHLLQIGLRRIHATGYASTGVKEILDDAGVPKGSFYHYFPSKEAFAIEVLKLYVQGENQRAEQTLRTGKAAPLKRLRQHFEELIKVYGPSATVSGCMMGNLSLEMADHSDSIQSLLRSSFANWQASIAGVLEEAIEGGDLPKSTKQEKLAAFLLNSYEGALLRSKADRSNAPLENFLDIAFNVLLDH, encoded by the coding sequence TTGTTTACCAAGATGGAAACTCAGAACACGCGCGATCATCTGCTTCAGATCGGACTTCGTCGCATTCATGCCACGGGCTATGCATCGACGGGCGTGAAAGAGATTTTGGACGACGCCGGCGTGCCAAAGGGATCGTTCTATCACTATTTTCCCAGCAAGGAAGCCTTCGCGATCGAAGTACTGAAACTCTATGTTCAGGGGGAAAATCAACGGGCCGAGCAGACTCTTCGAACCGGCAAAGCTGCGCCCCTGAAACGCCTGAGGCAACATTTTGAGGAATTGATTAAGGTCTACGGACCAAGCGCAACGGTGTCCGGTTGTATGATGGGTAACCTCAGTCTTGAGATGGCAGACCACAGCGACTCGATTCAGTCCCTCCTGCGAAGCTCCTTCGCCAACTGGCAGGCTTCCATTGCCGGCGTTCTCGAAGAAGCGATCGAAGGCGGAGATCTCCCCAAATCAACGAAGCAGGAGAAACTGGCCGCCTTCCTCTTGAATAGCTATGAAGGCGCGCTCCTACGGTCAAAAGCCGATCGGTCGAATGCTCCATTAGAAAACTTCCTCGATATCGCTTTCAACGTTCTGCTCGATCATTAA
- a CDS encoding MarR family winged helix-turn-helix transcriptional regulator: protein MPKLEQELKQNRPFPAIEQEVTVALLRTADALYRAVNAVAKVEGLNMEQYNVLRILRGAGEHGLPTLEIPKRTIRREPGITRLLDKLEKKGLVMRKRPDGDRRKVICLITKAGLQCLARLDKSLAPVWKRGISRLSARSARELLSHLASVREAL, encoded by the coding sequence ATGCCAAAACTCGAGCAGGAGCTCAAACAGAACCGCCCCTTCCCGGCAATCGAACAGGAGGTCACCGTAGCGCTTCTGAGAACGGCGGATGCACTTTACCGAGCAGTCAATGCTGTCGCCAAGGTCGAGGGGCTCAACATGGAGCAATATAACGTCCTACGAATCCTGCGAGGGGCGGGCGAACACGGACTGCCGACTCTGGAAATCCCCAAGAGAACAATCCGTCGTGAACCGGGCATCACTCGCCTCTTGGACAAATTGGAGAAGAAGGGGCTCGTGATGCGAAAGCGTCCCGACGGCGATAGGAGGAAGGTCATATGTTTGATTACCAAAGCAGGGCTCCAGTGCTTAGCGAGACTCGACAAATCGCTTGCTCCTGTTTGGAAAAGAGGCATTTCACGACTGTCCGCCCGAAGCGCTCGCGAGTTATTGTCTCATTTGGCTTCCGTACGTGAAGCTCTATAG
- a CDS encoding VOC family protein, whose translation MAVSNLGRSIEFYNSVVGLNILSQQGNLARLGANGVVLLELQEQPGLHPIAKKTRLGLYHTAFLLPHRQALGSFLQYLNRRQIPFGAGDHLYSEALYLADPDGLTVEVYADRPRDTWTYRNGELMSATDPVDLVGLARSGTPDWYGVPAETRVGHVHFYIGDLRQAKRFYHESLGFTIMTWNYPGALFTSVGGYHHQLGLNNWAAGSPIASPYEARLLYWELELPNRTAMADAFQSLQRGDWNPQKVSDEIATCTDPCGISVRLIAK comes from the coding sequence TTGGCTGTTTCAAACCTGGGCCGGTCGATTGAGTTCTACAACTCTGTCGTTGGGTTGAATATTCTCTCTCAACAGGGGAACCTCGCACGCTTGGGAGCAAATGGCGTTGTTCTTCTAGAACTGCAAGAGCAGCCGGGGTTACATCCGATCGCGAAAAAGACGCGCCTCGGGCTTTATCACACCGCGTTTCTCCTCCCCCATCGCCAAGCGCTTGGGAGTTTCCTACAGTACCTCAATCGACGCCAGATTCCCTTCGGAGCTGGGGATCACCTTTACAGCGAGGCACTATATCTGGCAGATCCTGACGGGCTCACGGTCGAAGTGTATGCGGATCGACCCCGCGACACGTGGACGTATCGCAACGGTGAGTTGATGAGCGCTACAGATCCCGTCGATCTGGTCGGGTTGGCCAGATCAGGGACTCCGGACTGGTACGGAGTCCCTGCCGAGACTCGCGTTGGCCACGTGCATTTCTACATTGGCGATCTGCGACAGGCGAAGCGCTTCTATCACGAGAGTCTTGGCTTCACGATCATGACCTGGAACTACCCAGGAGCGTTGTTTACATCCGTCGGAGGCTACCATCACCAGCTCGGGCTCAACAATTGGGCCGCAGGCTCCCCTATTGCCTCTCCGTACGAAGCTCGCTTGCTCTATTGGGAGCTGGAGCTGCCAAACCGAACCGCGATGGCGGACGCCTTCCAAAGCTTACAGCGGGGAGACTGGAATCCTCAAAAAGTGTCGGACGAGATCGCAACTTGCACCGATCCTTGCGGGATCTCGGTCAGGCTAATAGCCAAGTAG
- a CDS encoding antibiotic biosynthesis monooxygenase family protein: MTATKSAGPRIVVEGGYKITPGRETDFLAFYEKFAPVAIQQYGFGAVYGGPVLNSTWLHFGVRFDSEEQMNAWYHHPQHRAVQKAAYEKWWTDLYIRKWIEPAAGEALGDRLMSETRLFVDAPLSDAQMEVVQEALDGLPGLGAKMFETRSGEYESQAYHFVGPLGMLPAADKVIYSLVTHWSSADRLNAWKASGSYRALQGLGEVSSELFIALKETRPREHLRDDKLQRDWHLEGSR; the protein is encoded by the coding sequence ATGACAGCGACGAAAAGTGCAGGTCCCCGGATTGTTGTTGAAGGTGGTTACAAGATAACCCCAGGGAGGGAAACAGATTTTCTGGCTTTCTATGAAAAATTTGCGCCTGTTGCGATACAGCAGTACGGCTTCGGTGCGGTCTACGGCGGCCCGGTCTTGAACTCAACCTGGCTGCATTTCGGGGTGCGCTTTGACAGTGAAGAACAAATGAACGCTTGGTACCATCATCCGCAACATCGAGCAGTGCAGAAAGCTGCGTACGAGAAGTGGTGGACTGACCTATACATCAGAAAATGGATTGAGCCGGCTGCAGGTGAAGCGCTTGGCGATCGTCTGATGTCGGAAACACGGCTGTTTGTCGATGCCCCACTCAGCGACGCGCAGATGGAGGTCGTGCAAGAGGCGCTGGATGGCCTCCCCGGGCTCGGAGCGAAGATGTTCGAAACACGTAGTGGTGAATATGAGTCGCAAGCCTATCACTTCGTTGGGCCTCTCGGCATGTTGCCGGCAGCGGACAAAGTGATCTATTCGCTGGTCACGCATTGGTCTTCCGCCGATCGCCTCAATGCATGGAAGGCATCTGGTTCGTATCGCGCGTTGCAAGGGCTGGGCGAGGTATCTAGCGAGCTTTTCATAGCATTGAAGGAGACCCGACCGCGCGAACATCTGCGTGATGACAAACTGCAGAGGGATTGGCACCTCGAGGGTTCTCGCTAG
- a CDS encoding MgtC/SapB family protein yields the protein MSSVSLTLRFTARLGAALLLGSAVGLEREWRQRMAGTRTNALVSAGAAAFVMSAILGDGDPAAPGRIASYVVSGVGFLGAGVIFKDGANIRGLNTAATVWCSAAIGVLAGYGAPHLSLLLAVAVLLTNTALRPLAYRLHPVLPEATPVETVYEISLTCRINDEAQLRTLLLTTITQSAMALQSIHSQDIESIDRMLIRALLSTYGRRNEVAEEIVRRLLFEPGVSAVSWRVATANVESEIDEHLLDQ from the coding sequence ATGAGTTCAGTTTCGCTGACGTTGCGGTTCACGGCACGGCTAGGGGCGGCGCTATTGCTGGGCTCCGCTGTGGGGTTGGAGCGTGAGTGGCGGCAGCGCATGGCGGGGACTCGGACCAATGCGCTGGTGTCCGCGGGAGCGGCAGCGTTTGTAATGTCGGCGATACTCGGAGACGGTGACCCTGCGGCGCCAGGACGGATCGCCTCATATGTCGTCTCGGGTGTCGGATTCCTGGGTGCGGGCGTCATCTTCAAGGATGGCGCGAATATACGTGGGCTAAATACGGCGGCGACCGTCTGGTGTTCAGCGGCGATTGGGGTTCTGGCTGGATATGGAGCGCCGCATCTGTCTTTACTGCTCGCGGTAGCGGTGTTGCTTACGAATACTGCGCTGCGTCCGTTGGCCTATCGTCTGCATCCAGTGCTTCCGGAAGCGACACCGGTCGAAACTGTGTACGAGATCAGCCTTACCTGCCGTATCAACGACGAGGCGCAGCTTCGGACATTGCTATTGACTACCATCACCCAGTCCGCCATGGCGTTACAGTCGATTCACAGCCAGGATATTGAATCCATCGACAGAATGCTGATTCGCGCTCTGCTGAGTACATACGGGCGACGCAATGAGGTAGCCGAGGAAATTGTCCGGCGGCTGTTGTTTGAACCGGGAGTTTCGGCGGTCAGTTGGAGGGTTGCGACTGCAAATGTTGAAAGCGAAATCGACGAACATCTGCTCGATCAGTAA
- a CDS encoding nuclear transport factor 2 family protein, translating to MSNPAYVQEYNAIVEVMNKYNEGLAKADSAIMKPAFSEKASMFSVDGNSKLTGEPVQQGLFDVVDSKFRPSPEAKAVFAFIDIVGTAASVRIDTNDLSGFCFTDFFHLLKVEGKWTVVSKIFYTHVAA from the coding sequence ATGAGCAACCCAGCCTACGTTCAGGAATACAACGCCATCGTTGAAGTGATGAACAAGTACAACGAAGGCCTCGCAAAGGCCGACAGCGCCATCATGAAACCGGCCTTCAGCGAGAAAGCCAGCATGTTCAGTGTCGACGGCAACAGCAAATTGACTGGCGAGCCGGTTCAGCAGGGCCTGTTCGACGTCGTCGACAGCAAGTTCCGTCCTTCTCCGGAGGCGAAGGCGGTGTTCGCCTTTATTGATATCGTAGGCACGGCCGCCAGCGTGCGTATTGACACCAATGACCTCTCGGGCTTCTGCTTCACCGATTTCTTCCATCTACTGAAGGTAGAGGGGAAATGGACCGTGGTCAGCAAGATCTTCTACACCCACGTGGCTGCCTGA
- a CDS encoding DUF4386 domain-containing protein: MRFTKKPGRFAGLLYVLTSIVGFFAMGYVPDKLIVHGDSAATANNITASETLFRLGIAGELVGMAGFIFVALALYDLLKGVNRRQAALMVILIVVSIPIAFLNELNSFAALTLVRGTDFLSIFDKPERDALAMLFLNLHGRGFVVAEIFWGLCLFPLALLVYKSRFLPRFLGVWLALAGLAWVILSLTGILLPQYQDKVNTYLQPAFFGEIVFMLWLLIKGAKPQAADARAPSSAIA; encoded by the coding sequence ATGAGATTCACCAAAAAACCCGGCCGATTCGCGGGCTTGCTATACGTACTCACGTCAATAGTTGGCTTCTTCGCCATGGGCTATGTCCCCGACAAGCTGATCGTCCACGGAGACTCAGCCGCGACGGCCAACAACATCACGGCCTCCGAGACGCTCTTTCGGCTCGGCATCGCGGGCGAACTCGTTGGCATGGCTGGTTTCATCTTCGTCGCCCTGGCTCTGTACGATCTGCTCAAGGGGGTCAACCGGCGGCAAGCCGCGCTCATGGTGATATTGATTGTGGTCTCGATCCCGATAGCATTTCTGAATGAGCTGAACTCATTCGCTGCCCTCACTCTCGTGCGAGGAACTGACTTCCTGTCCATATTCGACAAGCCCGAGCGGGATGCTCTGGCTATGCTGTTCCTGAATCTGCATGGTCGGGGATTTGTCGTCGCCGAAATCTTCTGGGGTCTTTGCCTGTTTCCACTCGCGCTGCTTGTGTACAAGTCGCGATTCCTGCCGCGGTTCCTGGGCGTTTGGCTCGCCCTCGCAGGCCTCGCCTGGGTGATCCTGAGCCTTACGGGCATACTGTTGCCGCAGTATCAGGACAAGGTGAATACCTATCTTCAGCCCGCTTTCTTCGGGGAGATTGTGTTCATGTTGTGGCTGCTGATCAAGGGCGCCAAGCCGCAAGCGGCGGACGCCAGAGCGCCATCGTCCGCAATTGCCTAG